ATGCTGCGGGTGCTGCCAGCGCAGCAGTGCTTCGACGCCGACCACGCGGTGGTCGCGGTAGTCTATCTGGGGCTGGTAGACCAGGTGCAACTGGTTCTGCGCCAGAGCATCGCGCAGATCCTTTTCCAGCTCACGACGGCGACGCATCTCGCTGTCGACGCTGGCGATGTAGAACTGGTAGCGATTACGCGAACGACTCTTGGCCAGGGTCATGGTCTGTTCGGCTTTCTGCAGCAGCTTCTCGGTGCTGTCGCCGTCTTCCGGGAACAGGGTGATGCCGATGGTGGCGCGCAGGCGCACTTCGTGCTGATCGAGGAGGAAGGGCAGCTCCAGGTCGTCGAGTACGCTCTGCGCCAGCTCAGCGGCTTCGTAAGGCTGCTCGATATCGGCCTGCACCAGAGCGAACTGGTCGCCGCCCAGGCGGGCCAGGGCACCGAGGCGGCCGCTATGGCTGCGCAGGCGGTCGGACAATGCGAGCAGCAACTGGTCGCCGCTCTGGTAACTGAATTGTTCGTTGATGCCCTTGAAATCATCCAGGCCGACGCAGAGTACGGCAACGCGGCGCTGCAGGCGGCCGGCGTCTTCGAGAATCTGGTCGAGTTGCTGTTGAAGTTGCTGACGATTGGGCAGACCGGTGAGGAAGTCGTACTGAGCCATGCGCAGCAGGCTGTTCTCGGCTTCACGGCGCAGGTGGGTGTTGCGTTCGATGGAGGCCAGCAACTGATTGGCGGTGTTGATCCAAAGACCCAGCTCGTTCTTCTCGTTGCCCTTGAGCATGGGCAGCTTGTGTTCGCTGGGGCGGTCGGGATTGATGTTGGTGAGGTGCTCGATGATCTTCGACAGCGGTTTGGTCAGCAGCCAGTGATAAACCAGATAGAGCACCAGGCCCATGGCCATGGCGCGCAGCACACCTGAGATGAAGATGATCACCGAGTTGGTGACGAAGCTCTCGCCATAGGGCGCCGTATCGAGGGTGATGTTGAGGTCGCCGTAGTATTCGCTGTAAGGACCACGGCCGACCAGCTTGGTCGAGAATAGCTGCTCCTGACCGAGGATCGGGTCGGTCAGCCAGCGCGTGGGTATTTGCGCCAGATCACGCGAACGTTCTGCGAGCATCGGCTCGTTGGGGTGACCAATGGACGCATAGCGCACCGACTCGTGCTGGAACAGCCCCTCGATCACCTGCATGCCCATCTCGCGGTCCAGGCTGTACACCGCCTGAGTCGAAGGGTCGCGGAACATGCCGAGAATGCGATGGGCGTCATTGGCCACGGCCTGACGGGTCTTGTAGGCGTCGAAGACAATCTGCGCGCAACTCAATACCACCCCGACTACGAGTGCTGATAACAGCACCACGCGGAGCAACTTGAGTGACAAGCTGTTCTTCAATTCCAGCTTCAAAGGCAATTCCTTGTGTCGATGCTTACAGCCTCAGTCAGACGAGAGTATTGGCAATCTAGGCCTGGCCGTCAAAGGGCCATCATGTCTGTCGGCACTATTTATCCACAAGCGGCACGCCGGGTCGCGAATTGGTGTTACGACGTCGGCCGACCGCTCTGTGTCGTAGAAATTACCGCGGACTTGAGCGCCTTTGGTCGGATTGTCTGCCTGTCACAGCTGCGCTTCTGTATGGCGCTGCTCGTCATCGATCCGATGAGCTGGCAAATACACGGCGAAGATCGTGGGTTTGCCATCGGTTATAAGGTATTGCGAGCGCCTACGGTGTTTCGTCCTGCACGCCGGATGCGCAAGCCAAAAACGAAAAAACCCGGCCACAAGGGCCGGGTTTTCGCATTACGGGGCTGAGATTCAGGCCGCGTAGTTCTGGGCGACGAAGTCCCAGTTCACCAGGTTCCAGAACGCCTCGACGTATTTCGGACGCAGGTTGCGGTAGTCGATGTAGTAGGCGTGTTCCCAGACGTCGCAGGTCAGCAGCGGGGTGTCGCCGGAGGTCAGCGGGCAGCCAGCGCCGATGGTGCTGGCCAGAGCCAGGGAACCGTCAGCTTTCTTCACCAGCCAGCCCCAGCCGGAACCGAAGGTGCCGATGGAAACCTTGCTGAACTCTTCCTTGAACTTGTCGAAGGAACCGAAGGCAGCGTTGATGGCGTCAGCCAGGGCGCCGGTGGGCTGGCCACCGCCGTTCGGCGACAGGCAGTTCCAGTAGAAGGTGTGGTTCCACACCTGAGCGGCGTTGTTGAAGATGCCGCCTGAGGAAGTCTTGACGATTTCTTCCAGGCTCTTGCCTTCGAACTCGGTGCCCGGCACCAGGTTGTTCAGGTTCACGACGTAGGTGTTGTGGTGCTTGTCGTGGTGGAACTCGAGGGTCTCGGCAGAAATGTGCGGCTCGAGGGCATTCTTTTCGTAAGGCAGCGGCGGCAATTCAAAAGCCATGGTCTATCTCCTACTCAGGTCGTGTGCGGTATGCGCAAGGCCGATCACGGGCGGCCTATGGGCGGCGTCGAGTTTGTACTCTTTGCGCCGCAGACTCGGAATCATAGCACCCGGCCACGGCCATAACCACGCAACATCTGTGTGGGAAAGCCGGTGCCAGGGCCTCTGCAGCATTGGGTTCGACAAGCAGAGGCGCCAGCAGTTGCCTCTTTCGACGCGCTCGTGCGCAAACGCCAACATACCTTTAGAGTGCGCCGGCCTTCTTCCAGGCCAGATAACTGCTCACCAGTTCCGGGCCGAGTTCGCCTGGGCGAGCATCGAGCACCGGTACGCCGTGGGCGGCCA
The genomic region above belongs to Pseudomonas sediminis and contains:
- a CDS encoding superoxide dismutase, which produces MAFELPPLPYEKNALEPHISAETLEFHHDKHHNTYVVNLNNLVPGTEFEGKSLEEIVKTSSGGIFNNAAQVWNHTFYWNCLSPNGGGQPTGALADAINAAFGSFDKFKEEFSKVSIGTFGSGWGWLVKKADGSLALASTIGAGCPLTSGDTPLLTCDVWEHAYYIDYRNLRPKYVEAFWNLVNWDFVAQNYAA
- a CDS encoding EAL domain-containing protein, whose amino-acid sequence is MKLELKNSLSLKLLRVVLLSALVVGVVLSCAQIVFDAYKTRQAVANDAHRILGMFRDPSTQAVYSLDREMGMQVIEGLFQHESVRYASIGHPNEPMLAERSRDLAQIPTRWLTDPILGQEQLFSTKLVGRGPYSEYYGDLNITLDTAPYGESFVTNSVIIFISGVLRAMAMGLVLYLVYHWLLTKPLSKIIEHLTNINPDRPSEHKLPMLKGNEKNELGLWINTANQLLASIERNTHLRREAENSLLRMAQYDFLTGLPNRQQLQQQLDQILEDAGRLQRRVAVLCVGLDDFKGINEQFSYQSGDQLLLALSDRLRSHSGRLGALARLGGDQFALVQADIEQPYEAAELAQSVLDDLELPFLLDQHEVRLRATIGITLFPEDGDSTEKLLQKAEQTMTLAKSRSRNRYQFYIASVDSEMRRRRELEKDLRDALAQNQLHLVYQPQIDYRDHRVVGVEALLRWQHPQHGFVAPDLFIPLAEQNGTIIPIGEWILDQTCRQLREWHDQGFSDLRMAINLSTVQLHHAELPRVVNNLMQVYRLPPKSLELEVTETGLMEDISTAAQHLLSLRRSGALIAIDDFGTGYSSLSYLKSLPLDKIKIDKSFVQDLLEDEDDATIVRAIIQLGKSLGMQVIAEGVETAEQEAYIIAQGCHEGQGYLYSKPLPARDLTLFLKQSRRLSSAATL